A single genomic interval of Clostridiisalibacter paucivorans DSM 22131 harbors:
- the thrC gene encoding threonine synthase: MIYGSTRSENKDVKSSEAIIKGIAHDGGLYIPLNIPKIDRELGELKKLDYKELAFYILKKYLTDFDDQELIDCINNAYDDKFDNYDIVPVENRGTVNFMELYHGPTLAFKDMALTILPHFMKTAAKKLDINKEIVILTATSGDTGKAALEGFANVTGVRIIVFYPKDGVSEIQKRQMITQKGENTHVVGIDGNFDDAQNAVKEIFGDRDFNNRLNDKGYIFSSANSINIGRLVPQIVYYIYGYLNLLNKNEIKEKEKINIVVPTGNFGNILAAYYAKMMGLPINKLICASNENKILTDFINTGIYDINREFKTTVSPSMDILISSNLERLLYHISMNNYDKIKSFMEDLKNNGVYEVDESIKHNLKDFYGAFATEQETYETIKNVYEELSYVIDPHTAVAYNVYKKYIKQTEDNNTKTLIASTASPFKFTRTVYTAIDGKSDYDDFRLIDMLAEKTSIDVPKSILELKKKEILHKNTCKRNNIKNTVEKILGL, encoded by the coding sequence ATGATATATGGAAGTACCAGAAGTGAAAATAAAGATGTAAAATCATCGGAGGCTATTATAAAGGGAATAGCCCATGATGGAGGATTATATATACCATTGAATATACCAAAAATAGATAGGGAATTGGGTGAATTAAAGAAATTAGATTACAAAGAGTTGGCATTTTATATATTGAAAAAATACCTTACAGATTTTGATGATCAGGAATTAATTGATTGTATAAATAATGCATACGATGATAAGTTTGATAATTATGATATAGTTCCTGTAGAGAATAGAGGTACAGTTAATTTTATGGAATTATACCATGGCCCAACATTGGCATTTAAAGATATGGCACTCACAATATTGCCCCATTTTATGAAGACAGCAGCTAAAAAGTTAGATATTAATAAGGAGATTGTAATACTTACAGCTACATCGGGAGATACTGGGAAAGCGGCCCTTGAAGGATTTGCCAACGTGACAGGAGTTAGAATTATAGTTTTTTATCCAAAAGATGGAGTAAGTGAAATTCAAAAGAGACAGATGATAACTCAAAAAGGGGAAAATACCCATGTAGTAGGTATCGATGGGAACTTTGATGATGCCCAAAATGCAGTGAAAGAAATATTTGGAGATAGGGATTTCAATAATAGATTGAATGATAAAGGATATATATTTTCATCAGCTAATTCTATAAATATAGGAAGATTAGTTCCACAGATAGTATATTATATATATGGATATCTGAATTTATTAAACAAGAATGAGATAAAAGAAAAAGAGAAGATAAATATAGTCGTTCCTACAGGTAATTTTGGAAACATATTGGCTGCATATTATGCCAAAATGATGGGTTTACCTATAAATAAACTCATATGTGCATCTAATGAAAATAAAATCCTTACCGATTTTATAAATACAGGAATATATGATATCAATAGAGAATTTAAGACTACAGTATCTCCCTCTATGGATATACTTATATCTAGTAATTTAGAAAGGCTATTATATCATATTAGTATGAATAACTATGATAAAATTAAGAGCTTTATGGAAGATTTAAAAAATAATGGAGTATATGAAGTAGATGAATCTATTAAGCATAATTTAAAAGATTTTTATGGGGCATTTGCAACTGAGCAGGAGACATATGAAACTATAAAAAATGTCTATGAAGAATTATCGTATGTTATAGATCCCCATACTGCAGTAGCATACAATGTATATAAAAAATATATAAAACAGACAGAAGATAATAACACTAAAACCCTTATAGCATCTACTGCAAGCCCATTTAAATTTACTAGAACAGTTTATACTGCAATAGATGGAAAAAGTGATTATGATGATTTTAGACTTATAGACATGTTAGCTGAAAAGACCAGTATAGATGTTCCCAAATCTATATTAGAATTAAAGAAAAAAGAGATACTTCATAAAAATACATGCAAAAGAAATAATATAAAAAATACTGTAGAAAAAATTTTGGGATTGTAG
- a CDS encoding homoserine dehydrogenase, with protein sequence MANLGLLGIGTVGSGVYEILNERKTELESLTGTDINIEKILVRDINKKRDNNIPSSLFTEEPKDIIDNPDIDIVVEVMGGIHPTLEYITTALKNGKHVVTANKAVIANHTKELIELADKYDRALLFEASVGGGIPVLKPLKQASSINNIEKIQGILNGTTNFILSKMTDENLGFDEALDLAHKLGYAEADPTDDIEGYDAARKVAILSSIAFKSYVGFNDVVCRGITNVNILDIELFKSLGLVVKLLGNSIKCGNNFSASVEPVLVDANSQLGNVNDAFNVVSVEGDFVGELQFYGQGAGKGPTANAVVSDILDILNKEYKSYSLKNSNNLTPSGVRLFKGQYYLRLSTDDKSKYTKIINILKKSDIEYSIIYMEKDLALLTESISANVMEDIVKELDVPNKALCYLRIEKKIELSNVSQLAV encoded by the coding sequence ATGGCAAATTTAGGATTGTTAGGAATAGGTACTGTTGGGTCAGGTGTATATGAGATACTAAATGAAAGAAAAACAGAACTTGAATCCCTAACAGGTACTGATATAAATATAGAAAAAATTCTAGTTAGAGATATAAATAAAAAGAGAGACAATAACATTCCCTCATCTCTATTTACAGAAGAGCCAAAGGATATAATAGATAATCCAGATATAGATATTGTTGTAGAGGTCATGGGAGGTATACATCCCACCTTGGAATATATAACTACAGCATTAAAAAATGGTAAACATGTAGTTACAGCTAATAAAGCTGTGATTGCAAACCATACAAAGGAGCTTATAGAACTTGCAGATAAATATGATAGGGCATTATTGTTTGAGGCCAGTGTTGGTGGAGGTATCCCTGTTCTAAAGCCATTAAAGCAGGCCTCAAGTATAAATAATATAGAAAAAATACAAGGCATATTAAATGGAACAACCAACTTCATATTAAGCAAAATGACAGATGAAAATCTAGGGTTTGATGAAGCATTGGACTTAGCCCATAAGCTAGGATATGCTGAAGCAGATCCCACCGATGATATAGAAGGATATGATGCAGCAAGAAAGGTAGCCATATTATCTTCTATAGCATTTAAATCTTATGTTGGCTTTAATGATGTAGTATGTAGAGGAATAACCAATGTCAATATACTGGATATAGAACTCTTTAAATCTCTAGGTCTTGTAGTAAAGCTATTGGGTAACTCTATTAAATGTGGAAACAATTTTTCTGCATCGGTTGAGCCTGTATTGGTAGATGCAAATTCCCAACTAGGTAATGTAAATGATGCCTTCAATGTAGTTTCTGTGGAAGGGGATTTTGTAGGTGAATTACAGTTTTATGGTCAAGGTGCTGGTAAGGGGCCTACAGCCAATGCAGTAGTGTCAGATATATTAGATATACTGAATAAAGAATATAAATCCTACTCTCTTAAAAACTCTAATAATCTTACTCCGTCTGGAGTTAGACTATTCAAGGGACAGTACTATTTAAGACTCTCTACCGATGATAAAAGCAAGTATACTAAAATTATAAATATATTAAAGAAAAGCGATATAGAATATTCTATTATCTATATGGAAAAAGATCTTGCATTACTTACTGAATCAATCTCTGCAAATGTAATGGAAGATATAGTCAAAGAACTAGATGTTCCTAATAAAGCTCTTTGTTATTTAAGGATAGAGAAAAAAATTGAACTTTCAAACGTATCTCAATTGGCAGTATAG
- a CDS encoding aspartate kinase, producing MENIIVQKYGGTSVGSVDKVKAVAKKIVNRKREGNHIIVIVSAMGNTTNNLIKKANQINSNPSSREMDMLLSTGEQISISLLAMAIETLKEKVVSLTGQQCGIITDCNHKKAKIEKIDNERIIRELKENKIVIVAGFQGVNRNMDITTLGRGGSDTTAVAIAAAVKAKKCEIYTDVDGVYTADPRFVPNAQLLDKISYDEMLELASLGAKVLHPRSVELARKFNIPLAVRSSFNDSKGTEIVEVNKVEKVLVRGISIDNEIVKIAVLEVPDKPGIAFKLFSTLAKNNIHVDMIIQNINRKSINDITFTVNNDDLKEALRIANEIASEIGAKSVIYDENVSKLSVVGTGIAGNSEVASTFFESLYDLKINIQMISTSEIKISCIIDKDGSLNAFQYLHDKFRLGNNIDTINEAI from the coding sequence TTGGAAAATATCATTGTACAAAAATATGGAGGAACCTCTGTAGGTTCTGTTGATAAAGTTAAAGCTGTAGCAAAAAAAATTGTTAATAGAAAAAGAGAAGGAAATCATATAATCGTAATTGTCTCGGCAATGGGCAATACCACTAATAATTTAATTAAAAAGGCCAACCAAATAAACTCAAATCCTTCTAGTAGGGAAATGGATATGTTATTATCCACAGGAGAACAGATATCTATATCCTTACTAGCTATGGCCATTGAGACTTTAAAAGAAAAGGTCGTCTCTTTAACTGGTCAACAATGTGGTATAATTACAGATTGCAACCATAAAAAAGCAAAAATTGAAAAAATAGATAATGAAAGGATTATAAGAGAATTAAAAGAAAATAAAATAGTTATAGTTGCAGGTTTTCAAGGAGTTAATAGAAATATGGATATAACTACATTGGGTAGAGGTGGATCTGATACTACAGCTGTAGCCATAGCAGCAGCAGTTAAAGCTAAAAAATGTGAAATATATACCGATGTAGATGGAGTATATACAGCAGATCCTAGATTTGTTCCAAATGCACAATTATTAGATAAAATTTCATATGACGAAATGCTTGAATTGGCCAGTTTAGGAGCCAAGGTACTTCATCCCCGTTCCGTAGAATTGGCAAGGAAGTTCAATATTCCATTAGCAGTGAGATCTAGTTTTAATGATAGTAAAGGAACAGAAATTGTGGAGGTGAATAAAGTGGAAAAAGTATTGGTTAGAGGCATATCAATAGATAATGAAATAGTAAAAATTGCAGTTTTAGAAGTTCCTGACAAACCCGGTATTGCATTTAAATTGTTTTCTACTTTGGCAAAAAATAATATACATGTAGATATGATTATACAAAATATAAATAGGAAATCAATTAATGACATTACTTTTACTGTCAATAATGATGACTTAAAGGAAGCTCTACGAATAGCCAATGAAATAGCCAGTGAAATAGGTGCAAAATCAGTGATATATGATGAAAATGTCTCTAAATTATCAGTGGTAGGCACAGGTATAGCAGGAAATTCAGAAGTTGCATCCACATTTTTTGAATCCCTTTATGATTTAAAAATAAATATACAAATGATAAGTACTTCAGAAATAAAAATCTCATGTATTATAGATAAAGACGGTAGTCTTAATGCATTCCAATATCTTCATGATAAATTCAGGCTTGGTAATAATATAGATACTATAAATGAAGCTATTTAA
- a CDS encoding PFL family protein, protein MNTNKILETIKMIENEKLDIRTITMGISLLDCINGSGESTRRKIYDKITTLAENLVKTGEDIETEYGIPIINKRISVTPISIVAGASNDNNYVEYAKILDKAAKEVGVDFIGGFSSLVQKGYTNGDRTLIQSIPEALSVTDVVCSSVNVASTKEGINMDAVKEMGKIIKETAEITKDNDGLGCAKFVVFANAVEDNPFMAGAFHGVGQPENVINVGISGPGVVKCALEKVKGQSFDVVSETIKKTAFKITRMGELVAKEASKRLDMPFGIIDLSLAPTPAVGDSVAHILEEIGIESCGAHGTTAALALLNDAVKKGGVMACSHVGGLSGAFIPVSEDAGMIDAVNAGSLNIEKLEAMTCVCSVGLDMIAIPGDTPWETISAMIADEMAIGVINNKTTAVRIIPVIGKKSGEVVEFGGLLGRAPIMDVSKFSSKDFVYRGGRIPAPIHSFKN, encoded by the coding sequence ATGAATACTAATAAGATATTAGAAACTATAAAAATGATAGAAAATGAAAAACTAGATATTAGAACAATAACTATGGGTATATCTCTTCTTGACTGCATTAATGGAAGTGGAGAAAGTACAAGGAGAAAGATTTATGATAAAATAACTACCCTTGCTGAAAACTTAGTAAAGACTGGTGAAGATATAGAGACAGAATATGGTATTCCCATAATAAATAAACGTATATCGGTTACGCCCATATCTATAGTAGCTGGTGCATCTAATGATAATAATTATGTAGAGTATGCAAAGATTTTAGATAAGGCAGCTAAAGAAGTAGGGGTGGATTTTATCGGAGGTTTTTCATCTTTAGTCCAAAAGGGTTATACTAACGGAGATAGGACCCTTATACAGTCTATACCCGAGGCGCTAAGTGTTACTGATGTAGTGTGTTCCTCTGTAAATGTGGCATCTACTAAAGAAGGTATAAATATGGATGCAGTAAAGGAAATGGGAAAGATTATAAAGGAAACAGCGGAGATAACCAAAGATAATGATGGATTAGGATGTGCTAAATTTGTTGTTTTTGCCAATGCAGTAGAGGACAATCCATTTATGGCTGGTGCATTCCATGGAGTAGGACAACCAGAGAATGTAATAAATGTAGGTATTAGTGGACCAGGGGTTGTTAAATGTGCATTAGAAAAGGTTAAGGGTCAGAGTTTTGATGTTGTATCTGAAACTATAAAGAAGACAGCATTTAAGATAACTAGGATGGGTGAATTGGTTGCTAAAGAGGCATCTAAAAGGCTAGATATGCCCTTTGGAATTATAGATTTATCATTGGCACCTACACCTGCAGTTGGAGATAGTGTCGCACATATATTAGAAGAAATAGGTATTGAAAGTTGTGGAGCCCATGGCACAACAGCGGCATTGGCATTATTAAACGATGCTGTAAAGAAAGGTGGAGTAATGGCATGTAGTCATGTTGGAGGACTTAGTGGTGCATTTATACCTGTAAGTGAAGATGCTGGTATGATAGATGCTGTTAATGCAGGTTCTTTGAATATAGAAAAACTCGAAGCTATGACTTGTGTATGTTCTGTGGGATTAGATATGATAGCTATTCCTGGAGATACACCTTGGGAGACCATATCTGCAATGATAGCTGATGAAATGGCTATAGGAGTTATAAATAATAAGACTACAGCAGTTAGGATAATTCCTGTTATAGGCAAAAAATCAGGAGAAGTAGTTGAATTTGGGGGTCTATTGGGAAGAGCTCCTATAATGGATGTGAGTAAATTCTCTAGTAAGGATTTTGTATATAGAGGAGGAAGGATTCCAGCACCTATTCATAGCTTTAAAAATTAA
- a CDS encoding ACT domain-containing protein, with translation MRAIITVVGKDKKGIIAGVSKELSNENINILDITQTILQEYFTMIMLVDISQMNIPFMNLKDRLEEKGKELSVSIKIQREDIFNEMHNI, from the coding sequence ATGAGAGCTATAATAACTGTTGTAGGAAAAGATAAAAAAGGTATAATAGCAGGAGTAAGTAAAGAGTTGTCTAATGAAAATATAAATATATTAGATATTACCCAAACTATTCTTCAAGAATATTTTACTATGATCATGTTAGTAGATATATCTCAAATGAACATACCCTTTATGAATTTAAAGGACAGGCTTGAAGAAAAGGGAAAAGAACTTTCTGTTTCTATAAAAATACAGCGAGAAGATATATTTAATGAAATGCACAATATTTAA
- a CDS encoding sodium-dependent transporter: MGNKGQRDGFGSKLGIIAAAAGSAIGLGNIWRFPYLTGENGGAAFLFVYLICIIAVGLPVMLAEFVVGRRSQRNAIGAFKKLVPGTPWVLAGWLGVAAAFIILSFYGVIAGWTLDYILKSLTNGFAGKSPVELEQMFTTLISNPVKPVVFQLIFMALTAGIVLTGVSDGIEKFAKVLMPMLLVIIIILDIRAVTLNGASQGLSFLFSPDFSKIKPDMVLAALGQAFFSMSLGMGIMITYGSYIGKKENLGTTALSVSIADTLIALLAGIAIFPAVFAFGIDPNSGPGLVFITLPNVFNQMAGGQIFGILFFMLLAVAALTSTMSLMEVVVAYVTEEFNMSRKKTTILIASLISLLGVFASLSNGTISHIDFFGYNLFDFLDFVTSSFFLTIGAFIISIFVGWFMDKNAIRDEITNGGTLKVAYMGAFNVLIKIVAPIGIALVFLKGIGFM, translated from the coding sequence TTGGGAAACAAAGGACAAAGGGATGGATTTGGTAGCAAATTAGGGATAATAGCAGCAGCAGCAGGATCTGCTATAGGTTTAGGGAATATATGGAGGTTTCCATATCTCACTGGAGAAAATGGAGGAGCAGCATTTTTATTTGTATATCTAATATGTATAATAGCTGTGGGGCTTCCTGTAATGCTTGCAGAGTTTGTAGTAGGGAGAAGATCTCAAAGGAATGCCATAGGTGCTTTTAAAAAATTAGTACCAGGAACACCATGGGTATTGGCAGGTTGGTTAGGAGTAGCAGCGGCATTTATTATTTTATCATTTTATGGTGTTATAGCAGGATGGACATTGGATTATATATTAAAGAGTTTAACAAATGGATTTGCAGGCAAAAGTCCAGTAGAATTAGAGCAGATGTTTACGACACTTATATCTAATCCAGTAAAACCTGTGGTCTTTCAGTTGATATTTATGGCATTGACAGCAGGCATAGTTCTTACTGGGGTCAGCGATGGTATAGAAAAATTTGCAAAGGTACTTATGCCAATGTTGTTAGTAATTATAATTATATTGGATATAAGGGCAGTAACTTTAAATGGAGCTTCGCAAGGACTAAGCTTTTTATTTAGTCCAGACTTTTCTAAGATTAAACCTGATATGGTATTGGCTGCATTGGGGCAGGCATTTTTCTCTATGAGTTTGGGTATGGGTATAATGATAACCTATGGATCATATATAGGGAAAAAAGAAAATTTAGGCACAACAGCACTCAGCGTAAGTATTGCGGATACACTTATAGCATTACTTGCAGGTATAGCTATATTTCCAGCAGTTTTTGCATTTGGGATAGATCCTAATAGTGGACCGGGATTAGTATTTATTACTTTACCAAATGTATTTAATCAAATGGCAGGGGGACAAATATTTGGAATATTATTCTTTATGCTATTGGCAGTTGCAGCTTTAACTTCTACTATGTCTCTGATGGAGGTAGTAGTTGCGTATGTAACAGAGGAATTTAATATGTCTAGAAAAAAGACTACTATATTGATAGCATCGTTGATATCACTATTGGGAGTTTTTGCATCACTATCCAATGGAACCATATCCCATATAGATTTCTTTGGATATAATTTATTTGATTTTCTCGATTTTGTGACATCTAGTTTCTTCTTAACAATAGGGGCATTTATTATAAGTATTTTTGTGGGATGGTTTATGGATAAAAATGCTATTAGAGATGAAATTACCAATGGTGGAACCCTTAAAGTGGCCTATATGGGAGCATTCAATGTATTAATAAAGATAGTAGCTCCAATAGGAATAGCATTAGTATTCTTAAAGGGTATTGGATTTATGTAA
- a CDS encoding sensor domain-containing diguanylate cyclase — protein sequence MDNIKEDIYKKNINILKLLWIVALVSGIINVFVHKDLMIINQHIEFLFCAILSVLIIKKNWAIKAMYLTITIISIYVFILILNFPYLINFVLLWMILIISSFYQNYKAIILASIYTLFICLYTFLKFRSLISTNISNIDIIYFISFTIYLIMFLSCSIKINKNLKINALNSQPQLENVLKEAHIATVTYDLSAKHIESSKGFEKLVGIDINGYLINNIPWQNIVHEKDHYIIYDSINKLLNKNILNVEFRIKHPKSGIKWVQVRINILKNQYNSINKLNAVFIDITSRKRLEVKVKHMAYHDILTGLPNRARMNEHLKYLINDCKSKISLMLLDLDNFKYINDNEGHNFGDLVLINASKRLQNILRDSDFICRFGGDEFIIVLKNAGIEEGTRIANRIIDEFSLPITVHDKEVYLTTSIGISTYPDDSNKIESLIKMADMAMYSCKNSGKNSYSFYKDLLNNNNEKRDWI from the coding sequence GTGGATAATATAAAAGAAGACATTTACAAGAAAAATATCAATATACTTAAGTTGTTGTGGATAGTAGCTTTAGTATCTGGAATAATTAATGTATTTGTACATAAAGATTTAATGATTATAAATCAACATATAGAATTTTTATTCTGTGCCATTTTATCTGTTTTGATTATAAAAAAAAATTGGGCTATTAAAGCCATGTATCTAACTATAACTATTATATCCATATATGTCTTTATATTGATATTAAATTTCCCATATCTAATAAACTTCGTGCTGTTATGGATGATTTTAATAATAAGTTCTTTTTATCAAAATTATAAAGCTATAATTTTGGCAAGTATATATACACTTTTCATATGTTTATATACATTTTTAAAATTTAGAAGTCTAATATCTACAAATATTAGTAATATAGATATAATATATTTTATATCTTTTACAATATATCTTATTATGTTTTTAAGTTGTTCTATTAAAATAAATAAAAACCTGAAAATCAATGCTTTAAATAGTCAACCTCAACTAGAAAATGTATTAAAAGAAGCTCATATAGCAACAGTCACATATGATCTGTCTGCAAAACATATTGAATCATCTAAAGGATTTGAAAAGCTTGTAGGTATTGATATTAATGGATATTTAATAAATAATATTCCATGGCAAAATATAGTCCATGAAAAGGATCATTACATAATATATGATTCAATAAATAAATTGTTAAACAAAAATATTCTTAATGTAGAATTCAGAATAAAACATCCAAAATCAGGAATAAAATGGGTTCAAGTACGTATCAACATATTAAAAAATCAATATAATTCAATAAATAAACTTAATGCTGTATTTATAGATATAACATCTAGAAAGAGGTTAGAAGTAAAGGTCAAACATATGGCATATCATGATATACTTACTGGATTACCAAATAGAGCCCGTATGAATGAACACTTAAAATATCTAATAAATGATTGCAAATCCAAAATATCCCTAATGCTATTGGATTTAGATAATTTCAAATATATAAATGATAATGAAGGACATAACTTCGGAGATCTTGTCCTTATTAATGCATCTAAAAGACTTCAAAATATTTTAAGAGATAGTGATTTCATATGTAGATTTGGAGGTGATGAATTTATAATAGTATTAAAAAATGCCGGTATAGAAGAAGGTACTAGGATAGCCAATAGAATTATAGATGAATTCAGCTTACCTATTACTGTACATGATAAAGAGGTATATTTGACTACAAGTATTGGAATAAGTACATATCCCGATGATAGTAACAAAATAGAATCCCTTATAAAAATGGCTGATATGGCTATGTATAGTTGTAAAAATAGCGGAAAAAATTCCTATTCTTTTTATAAAGATCTATTAAATAATAATAACGAAAAGAGGGATTGGATATAA
- a CDS encoding methyl-accepting chemotaxis protein, with protein MKKRSKSIRGQFLFISMITILITVIIIGTTVSYKINAQAKEDYLINSHEEMKIVDKAINIFYGQIDRNINMMASHPIIMQSDNSITTYKNNIEETNMTSSINGGIEQEIYQVFEQYADSHPGTMYIYLATEEGGYITWPESTVSSNYDPVEKVWYKKGMEGNGQVIRTAPYRDDTGTTIISNVRSFTDENGKLLGTIGIDVKQSVISDMLNEMRTGETGFFMIVHNSGLIMADGNNPNNNFKKISAVGIDGIEKLLEKDTESFDVKINGEKYIVNSEIVDGTNWILASLMSEKELTADAKRISYMVFIIAIAMLGITTLLIIISTKRVTDPIIKSSQYLETIAEGDFTIDVDSKYIDRKDEIGTITNGINDMKNALKHLVNSIKNESSSIEGEVHNITDNIDILNNRLEEISATTEQLAANMEETAASSEEMAATSQQIEKAVESIAEKSQEGAIAAGKISKRAQDTKKNFDTAQTKAYEIMNDTKANLEKAIEDSKVVEQIEILSESIMQITEQTNLLALNAAIEAARAGEAGKGFSVVAEEIRTLAEQSKGAVLEIQDITNKVTSSVNNLSDNANNVLNFMSTNVNNDYDIMLNVAEKYNQDANFIDELVGEFSATSQELLASIQNILVAIDGVAEAANEGASGTTDIANQVSELNNNSKKAMEQVLRSKESAKNLKDETSKFRIE; from the coding sequence ATGAAGAAAAGAAGTAAAAGTATACGAGGACAGTTTCTTTTTATTTCAATGATCACAATATTAATTACTGTTATTATAATTGGAACTACAGTAAGCTATAAGATTAATGCACAGGCCAAAGAAGATTATTTGATTAATTCCCATGAGGAAATGAAAATAGTGGACAAGGCTATTAATATTTTTTATGGACAAATTGATAGAAATATCAATATGATGGCAAGTCATCCAATTATAATGCAATCTGATAATAGTATTACTACATATAAAAATAATATAGAAGAAACTAATATGACTTCTTCAATAAATGGTGGTATAGAGCAAGAAATTTATCAGGTATTTGAACAATATGCAGATAGTCATCCAGGAACTATGTATATATATTTAGCTACTGAAGAAGGTGGATATATAACCTGGCCTGAATCAACGGTATCTAGTAATTATGACCCTGTTGAAAAGGTGTGGTATAAGAAAGGCATGGAAGGTAATGGACAGGTAATAAGAACAGCCCCATATAGAGACGATACTGGTACTACAATTATAAGTAATGTTCGTTCATTTACTGATGAAAATGGTAAGTTGTTAGGTACTATAGGTATAGATGTTAAACAGTCGGTTATAAGTGATATGTTAAATGAGATGAGAACAGGGGAAACTGGATTTTTTATGATAGTACATAATTCGGGTCTTATCATGGCCGATGGAAATAATCCAAATAATAATTTTAAAAAAATAAGTGCAGTTGGGATAGATGGTATAGAAAAGTTATTGGAGAAAGATACAGAATCATTTGATGTAAAAATAAATGGGGAAAAATACATAGTCAATTCTGAAATTGTAGATGGCACCAATTGGATTCTAGCATCCCTTATGTCAGAAAAAGAATTGACAGCAGATGCCAAAAGAATATCATATATGGTCTTTATTATAGCCATAGCGATGTTAGGAATAACTACATTATTAATTATTATTAGTACAAAACGAGTTACTGACCCTATAATAAAATCTTCTCAGTATCTAGAGACTATTGCTGAGGGAGATTTCACCATAGATGTAGACTCTAAATATATAGATAGGAAAGATGAGATAGGAACAATTACCAATGGAATCAATGATATGAAGAATGCATTGAAGCATTTGGTTAATAGCATTAAAAATGAATCTTCGTCAATTGAAGGAGAAGTACATAATATAACAGATAATATTGATATATTAAATAATAGATTGGAAGAAATATCTGCGACCACAGAGCAATTGGCAGCTAATATGGAAGAAACAGCAGCTTCATCTGAGGAGATGGCAGCAACTTCTCAACAGATAGAAAAGGCGGTTGAGTCTATAGCTGAAAAGTCTCAAGAAGGAGCTATAGCCGCAGGAAAGATTAGTAAAAGAGCACAGGATACCAAGAAAAATTTTGATACTGCTCAGACAAAGGCATATGAAATAATGAATGATACCAAGGCAAACTTAGAAAAGGCAATAGAAGATTCAAAGGTAGTGGAACAAATAGAGATATTGTCTGAATCTATTATGCAGATAACTGAACAAACTAATCTATTAGCATTAAATGCTGCCATAGAGGCTGCAAGGGCTGGAGAGGCTGGAAAGGGATTTTCTGTTGTTGCTGAGGAAATAAGGACATTGGCAGAGCAATCAAAGGGTGCAGTCTTAGAAATCCAAGATATAACAAATAAGGTTACAAGTTCTGTGAACAACCTTTCAGATAATGCTAACAATGTGTTGAATTTTATGTCTACTAATGTGAACAATGATTACGATATTATGTTAAATGTTGCAGAAAAATATAATCAGGATGCAAATTTTATAGATGAATTGGTAGGAGAATTTAGTGCTACTTCCCAAGAACTTTTGGCTTCTATTCAAAATATTTTAGTAGCTATAGATGGTGTAGCTGAAGCAGCCAATGAAGGAGCAAGTGGAACTACTGACATAGCTAATCAAGTTAGTGAATTGAACAATAACTCTAAAAAGGCTATGGAACAAGTTCTAAGGTCAAAGGAAAGTGCAAAGAATTTAAAAGATGAGACATCTAAATTTAGAATAGAGTAA